A region from the Pseudomonadales bacterium genome encodes:
- a CDS encoding 23S rRNA (guanine(2445)-N(2))/(guanine(2069)-N(7))-methyltransferase — protein YDFFISCPKGLEELLADEVAQFGFTVKLKLGGVAAQIDEGRFYQIYAFCLHSRLANRVVWVLSEFTVSDKNSLFRQL, from the coding sequence TATGATTTTTTCATCAGCTGCCCGAAAGGTCTTGAAGAGCTGTTAGCTGACGAAGTTGCGCAGTTTGGCTTTACCGTTAAATTAAAATTGGGTGGCGTTGCGGCACAGATAGACGAAGGTCGCTTTTATCAAATCTATGCTTTTTGTTTACATAGTCGACTTGCCAATCGTGTAGTCTGGGTGCTGTCTGAATTCACCGTGAGTGATAAAAACAGTTTGTTCCGCCA